A DNA window from Pseudomonas tohonis contains the following coding sequences:
- a CDS encoding IS6-like element IS6100 family transposase translates to MTDFKWRHFQGDVILWAVRWYCRYPISYRDLEEMLAERGISVDHTTIYRWVQCYAPEMEKRLRWFWRRGFDPSWRLDETYVKVRGKWTYLYRAVDKRGDTIDFYLSPTRSAKAAKRFLGKALRGLKHWEKPATLNTDKAPSYGAAITELKREGKLDRETAHRQVKYLNNVIEADHGKLKILIKPVRGFKSIPTAYATIKGFEVMRALRKGQARPWCLQPGIRGEVRLVERAFGIGPSALTEAMGMLNHHFAAAA, encoded by the coding sequence ATGACGGATTTCAAGTGGCGCCATTTCCAGGGTGATGTGATCCTGTGGGCGGTGCGCTGGTATTGTCGCTATCCGATCAGCTATCGCGACCTTGAGGAAATGCTGGCGGAACGCGGCATTTCGGTCGACCATACGACGATCTATCGCTGGGTCCAGTGCTACGCCCCGGAGATGGAGAAGCGGCTGCGCTGGTTCTGGCGGCGTGGCTTTGATCCGAGCTGGCGCCTGGATGAAACCTACGTCAAGGTGCGGGGCAAGTGGACCTACCTGTACCGGGCAGTCGACAAGCGGGGCGACACGATCGATTTCTACCTGTCGCCGACCCGCAGCGCCAAGGCAGCGAAGCGGTTCCTGGGCAAGGCCCTGCGAGGCCTGAAGCACTGGGAAAAGCCTGCCACGCTCAATACCGACAAAGCGCCGAGCTATGGTGCAGCGATCACCGAATTGAAGCGCGAAGGAAAGCTGGACCGGGAGACGGCCCACCGGCAGGTGAAGTATCTCAATAACGTGATCGAGGCCGATCACGGAAAGCTCAAGATACTGATCAAGCCGGTGCGCGGTTTCAAATCGATCCCCACGGCCTATGCCACGATCAAGGGATTCGAAGTCATGCGAGCCCTGCGCAAAGGACAGGCTCGCCCCTGGTGCCTGCAGCCCGGCATCAGGGGCGAGGTGCGCCTTGTGGAGAGAGCTTTTGGCATTGGGCCCTCGGCGCTGACGGAGGCCATGGGCATGCTCAACCACCATTTCGCAGCAGCCGCCTGA
- a CDS encoding GNAT family N-acetyltransferase: protein MDSEEPPNVRVACSGDIDEVVRLMHDAAAWMSAKGTPAWDVARIDRTFAETFVLRSELLVASCSDGIVGCCTLSAEDPEFWPDALKGEAAYLHKLAVRRTHAGRGVSSALIEACRHAARTQGCAKLRLDCHPNLRGLYERLGFTHVDTFNPGWDPTFIAERLELEI from the coding sequence ATGGACAGCGAGGAGCCTCCGAACGTTCGGGTCGCCTGCTCGGGTGATATCGACGAGGTTGTGCGGCTGATGCACGACGCTGCGGCGTGGATGTCCGCCAAGGGAACGCCCGCCTGGGACGTCGCGCGGATCGACCGGACATTCGCGGAGACCTTCGTCCTGAGATCCGAGCTCCTAGTCGCGAGTTGCAGCGACGGCATCGTCGGCTGTTGCACCTTGTCGGCCGAGGATCCCGAGTTCTGGCCCGACGCCCTCAAGGGGGAGGCCGCATATCTGCACAAGCTCGCGGTGCGACGGACACATGCGGGCCGGGGTGTCAGCTCCGCGCTGATCGAGGCTTGCCGCCATGCCGCGCGAACGCAGGGGTGCGCCAAGCTGCGGCTCGACTGCCACCCGAACCTGCGTGGCCTATACGAGCGGCTCGGATTCACCCACGTCGACACTTTCAATCCCGGCTGGGATCCAACCTTCATCGCAGAACGCCTAGAACTCGAAATCTAA
- the sul1 gene encoding sulfonamide-resistant dihydropteroate synthase Sul1: MVTVFGILNLTEDSFFDESRRLDPAGAVTAAIEMLRVGSDVVDVGPAASHPDARPVSPADEIRRIAPLLDALSDQMHRVSIDSFQPETQRYALKRGVGYLNDIQGFPDPALYPDIAEADCRLVVMHSAQRDGIATRTGHLRPEDALDEIVRFFEARVSALRRSGVAADRLILDPGMGFFLSPAPETSLHVLSNLQKLKSALGLPLLVSVSRKSFLGATVGLPVKDLGPASLAAELHAIGNGADYVRTHAPGDLRSAITFSETLAKFRSRDARDRGLDHA; encoded by the coding sequence ATGGTGACGGTGTTCGGCATTCTGAATCTCACCGAGGACTCCTTCTTCGATGAGAGCCGGCGGCTAGACCCCGCCGGCGCTGTCACCGCGGCGATCGAAATGCTGCGAGTCGGATCAGACGTCGTGGATGTCGGACCGGCCGCCAGCCATCCGGACGCGAGGCCTGTATCGCCGGCCGATGAGATCAGACGTATTGCGCCGCTCTTAGACGCCCTGTCCGATCAGATGCACCGTGTTTCAATCGACAGCTTCCAACCGGAAACCCAGCGCTATGCGCTCAAGCGCGGCGTGGGCTACCTGAACGATATCCAAGGATTTCCTGACCCTGCGCTCTATCCCGATATTGCTGAGGCGGACTGCAGGCTGGTGGTTATGCACTCAGCGCAGCGGGATGGCATCGCCACCCGCACCGGTCACCTTCGACCCGAAGACGCGCTCGACGAGATTGTGCGGTTCTTCGAGGCGCGGGTTTCCGCCTTGCGACGGAGCGGGGTCGCTGCCGACCGGCTCATCCTCGATCCGGGGATGGGATTTTTCTTGAGCCCCGCACCGGAAACATCGCTGCACGTGCTGTCGAACCTTCAAAAGCTGAAGTCGGCGTTGGGGCTTCCGCTATTGGTCTCGGTGTCGCGGAAATCCTTCTTGGGCGCCACCGTTGGCCTTCCTGTAAAGGATCTGGGTCCAGCGAGCCTTGCGGCGGAACTTCACGCGATCGGCAATGGCGCTGACTACGTCCGCACCCACGCGCCTGGAGATCTGCGAAGCGCAATCACCTTCTCGGAAACCCTCGCGAAATTTCGCAGTCGCGACGCCAGAGACCGAGGGTTAGATCATGCCTAG
- a CDS encoding quaternary ammonium compound efflux SMR transporter QacE delta 1 has translation MKGWLFLVIAIVGEVIATSALKSSEGFTKLAPSAVVIIGYGIAFYFLSLVLKSIPVGVAYAVWSGLGVVIITAIAWLLHGQKLDAWGFVGMGLIIAAFLLARSPSWKSLRRPTPW, from the coding sequence ATGAAAGGCTGGCTTTTTCTTGTTATCGCAATAGTTGGCGAAGTAATCGCAACATCCGCATTAAAATCTAGCGAGGGCTTTACTAAGCTTGCCCCTTCCGCCGTTGTCATAATCGGTTATGGCATCGCATTTTATTTTCTTTCTCTGGTTCTGAAATCCATCCCTGTCGGTGTTGCTTATGCAGTCTGGTCGGGACTCGGCGTCGTCATAATTACAGCCATTGCCTGGTTGCTTCATGGGCAAAAGCTTGATGCGTGGGGCTTTGTAGGTATGGGGCTCATAATTGCTGCCTTTTTGCTCGCCCGATCCCCATCGTGGAAGTCGCTGCGGAGGCCGACGCCATGGTGA
- the dfrA33 gene encoding trimethoprim-resistant dihydrofolate reductase DfrA33, whose protein sequence is MNPESVRIYLVAAMGANRVIGNGPDIPWNIPGEQKIFRRLTEGKVVVMGRKTFESIGKPLPNRRTVVLSRQASYSAAGCAVVSTLSQAIAIAAEHGKELYVAGGAEVYALALPRADGVFLSEVHQTFEGDAFFPVLDAAEFDVVSAETVQATITYTHSVYARRNG, encoded by the coding sequence ATGAACCCGGAATCGGTCCGCATTTATCTGGTCGCTGCCATGGGTGCCAATCGGGTTATTGGCAATGGCCCTGATATCCCTTGGAATATCCCTGGTGAGCAAAAGATTTTTCGCAGGCTCACCGAGGGCAAAGTGGTCGTTATGGGCCGCAAGACGTTTGAGTCCATAGGCAAGCCCTTACCAAACCGTCGCACAGTGGTGCTCTCGCGCCAAGCTAGTTATAGCGCTGCTGGTTGTGCAGTTGTTTCAACGCTGTCGCAGGCTATTGCCATCGCAGCCGAACACGGCAAGGAACTCTACGTGGCCGGCGGAGCCGAGGTATATGCACTGGCACTACCTCGTGCCGATGGCGTCTTTCTATCTGAGGTACATCAAACCTTCGAGGGTGACGCCTTCTTCCCAGTGCTCGACGCAGCAGAATTCGACGTTGTCTCAGCCGAAACCGTTCAAGCCACAATCACGTACACGCACTCCGTCTATGCACGTCGTAACGGCTAA
- a CDS encoding DUF4345 domain-containing protein, whose protein sequence is MKTAAKVFLILNAVAFMFIGINTTLDPGAAMAALDLSPRTVTASNEIRSIYGGMHFSFGCMMLAGALISGLTRHALWFCAAFLGGLVAGRVSSLLLDGQPNTLANQLLVFESLALIAAAFLQHGVRLRLAGGNA, encoded by the coding sequence ATGAAAACCGCGGCCAAGGTTTTTCTGATCCTCAACGCCGTCGCGTTCATGTTCATCGGCATCAACACGACGCTGGATCCGGGGGCGGCCATGGCCGCCCTGGATCTTTCGCCCCGGACCGTGACGGCATCCAACGAGATCCGCTCCATCTACGGCGGCATGCATTTCAGCTTCGGCTGCATGATGCTGGCGGGTGCGCTGATCTCCGGCCTGACGCGCCATGCACTGTGGTTTTGTGCCGCCTTTCTCGGCGGCCTGGTGGCCGGGCGAGTCTCCAGCCTGCTGCTGGATGGGCAACCCAACACGCTGGCCAACCAGCTACTGGTGTTTGAAAGCCTGGCCCTCATCGCGGCGGCCTTCCTGCAGCACGGCGTCCGCTTGCGCCTTGCTGGCGGTAATGCGTGA
- a CDS encoding sterol desaturase family protein: protein METVFQPVVAAMTALFGRPPTMNEMILIPMIPVFGSAFLFEWLYFRRKTGSWNTGQGQPFWTREVLANFSLGVGYYVSGGLMNLLFVAALFTVVWDHRFYTIPINVGTIILAFFVQELCYYWYHRTAHRVRWFWTQHVSHHTGEIMNMSTAARQSILNGIVGTWMFYVPAVLAGFTPELMLGLLGANLAFQWFVHTESVPRLHPWVEWWINTPSNHRVHHGRNAQYIDKNYGGVIMLYDHLFGSYEPEQEKVEYGTPRQIKSHNWWVLNTHEFVDMFRDAMAPGPIGERLKHFWKPPAWQREGHQPIHTWTVERHDEVMVR from the coding sequence ATGGAAACAGTATTTCAGCCGGTCGTAGCAGCCATGACGGCCCTGTTCGGTCGCCCGCCCACCATGAACGAGATGATTCTGATCCCGATGATCCCCGTCTTCGGCAGTGCATTCCTGTTCGAATGGCTGTATTTCCGCCGCAAAACTGGCAGCTGGAACACCGGGCAGGGGCAGCCATTCTGGACGCGCGAGGTGCTGGCGAATTTCTCGCTCGGCGTGGGCTACTACGTATCCGGCGGCCTGATGAACCTGCTGTTCGTTGCCGCCCTGTTCACGGTGGTCTGGGACCACCGTTTCTATACCATCCCGATCAACGTCGGCACCATCATCCTGGCCTTCTTCGTCCAGGAGCTGTGCTACTACTGGTATCACCGCACCGCCCATCGCGTGCGCTGGTTCTGGACCCAGCACGTCTCGCACCACACCGGCGAGATCATGAACATGTCGACCGCCGCGCGGCAGAGCATCCTGAACGGCATCGTCGGCACCTGGATGTTCTATGTGCCGGCCGTCCTGGCGGGCTTCACCCCGGAGCTGATGCTCGGCCTGCTCGGCGCCAACCTCGCCTTCCAGTGGTTCGTGCACACCGAATCGGTGCCCAGGTTGCACCCCTGGGTCGAATGGTGGATCAACACGCCCTCCAACCACCGCGTGCACCACGGGCGCAACGCGCAGTACATCGACAAGAACTACGGCGGCGTGATCATGCTGTATGACCACTTGTTCGGCAGCTACGAGCCCGAGCAGGAAAAAGTGGAATACGGCACCCCGCGGCAGATCAAGAGCCACAACTGGTGGGTGTTGAACACGCACGAGTTCGTTGACATGTTTCGCGACGCGATGGCGCCCGGGCCGATCGGTGAGCGGCTGAAGCACTTCTGGAAGCCGCCGGCCTGGCAACGCGAGGGCCACCAGCCCATCCATACCTGGACCGTCGAACGGCATGATGAAGTGATGGTTCGATGA
- a CDS encoding AraC family transcriptional regulator gives MSHSVLVFARIAHILTRFMEAEGVACAPLQYKLNAATRAERIPIEQWWELLEQLAETSGDPLVGLRVGRHARLQDAGVLGYLAASCATLGEALQRMQHYQALLQNLSFVWLRADGPHLHLGWAGDKGPSTDASNDVLVSGMLTVLDTLVSPHRVRPVQIEFPRPATANRTIHERALGCRVHFGGDTLAITIRLADLGLPINSQDAHLRQLLDQQAAAMLESLAHPDAFLIEFQRAMMRGLEEGALSMQWLSRQQQTPVRSLYRALRQRDRTYKGMLDELRQQLAKQYLADPALSLSEIALMLGYSEQSAFSRAFRGWYGETPLRYRKKPTGGKC, from the coding sequence ATGAGTCACAGCGTTCTGGTTTTCGCGAGGATCGCCCACATCCTGACCCGCTTCATGGAGGCGGAGGGTGTTGCCTGCGCGCCGTTGCAGTACAAGCTGAATGCGGCGACCCGGGCCGAGCGCATCCCCATCGAGCAGTGGTGGGAACTGCTGGAGCAACTGGCCGAGACCAGCGGCGATCCCCTGGTCGGCCTGCGCGTCGGTCGTCACGCCAGGTTGCAGGACGCTGGCGTGCTCGGCTATCTGGCGGCCTCCTGCGCGACGCTGGGTGAGGCCTTGCAGCGCATGCAGCATTATCAGGCCCTGCTGCAGAATCTGTCCTTTGTCTGGCTGCGCGCGGACGGCCCCCATCTGCATCTGGGCTGGGCCGGCGATAAAGGCCCCTCGACCGATGCGTCGAATGATGTGCTGGTGTCCGGCATGCTGACCGTGCTGGATACCCTGGTATCACCACACCGGGTTCGGCCGGTGCAGATCGAATTCCCCAGGCCGGCGACCGCAAACCGGACAATCCACGAGCGAGCACTGGGCTGCCGGGTGCATTTTGGCGGTGACACCCTGGCCATTACCATCCGGCTTGCGGATCTGGGCTTGCCGATCAACAGCCAGGACGCGCATTTGCGTCAGCTGCTGGATCAGCAGGCAGCCGCGATGCTGGAAAGCCTGGCCCACCCCGATGCGTTCCTGATCGAATTCCAGCGCGCCATGATGCGGGGGCTGGAGGAGGGCGCGCTGAGCATGCAGTGGCTGTCGCGGCAGCAGCAAACACCGGTTCGTTCGCTGTACCGCGCCCTGCGGCAACGTGACAGAACCTACAAGGGCATGCTGGATGAGCTGCGCCAGCAACTGGCCAAACAGTACCTGGCCGACCCGGCCTTGTCGCTGAGCGAGATTGCGCTGATGCTTGGCTATTCGGAACAAAGCGCGTTCAGCCGCGCCTTCCGGGGCTGGTACGGGGAGACGCCGCTGCGCTACCGAAAGAAGCCGACGGGCGGAAAGTGCTGA
- the intI1 gene encoding class 1 integron integrase IntI1, translating to MKTATAPLPPLRSVKVLDQLRERIRYLHYSLRTEQAYVHWVRAFIRFHGVRHPATLGSSEVEAFLSWLANERKVSVSTHRQALAALLFFYGKVLCTDLPWLQEIGRPRPSRRLPVVLTPDEVVRILGFLEGEHRLFAQLLYGTGMRISEGLQLRVKDLDFDHGTIIVREGKGSKDRALMLPESLAPSLREQLSRARAWWLKDQAEGRSGVALPDALERKYPRAGHSWPWFWVFAQHTHSTDPRSGVVRRHHMYDQTFQRAFKRAVEQAGITKPATPHTLRHSFATALLRSGYDIRTVQDLLGHSDVSTTMIYTHVLKVGGAGVRSPLDALPPLTSER from the coding sequence ATGAAAACCGCCACTGCGCCGTTACCACCGCTGCGTTCGGTCAAGGTTCTGGACCAGTTGCGTGAGCGCATACGCTACTTGCATTACAGCTTACGAACCGAACAGGCTTATGTCCACTGGGTTCGTGCCTTCATCCGTTTCCACGGTGTGCGTCACCCGGCAACCTTGGGCAGCAGCGAAGTCGAGGCATTTCTGTCCTGGCTGGCGAACGAGCGCAAGGTTTCGGTCTCCACGCATCGTCAGGCATTGGCGGCCTTGCTGTTCTTCTACGGCAAGGTGCTGTGCACGGATCTGCCCTGGCTTCAGGAGATCGGAAGACCTCGGCCGTCGCGGCGCTTGCCGGTGGTGCTGACCCCGGATGAAGTGGTTCGCATCCTCGGTTTTCTGGAAGGCGAGCATCGTTTGTTCGCCCAGCTTCTGTATGGAACGGGCATGCGGATCAGTGAGGGTTTGCAACTGCGGGTCAAGGATCTGGATTTCGATCACGGCACGATCATCGTGCGGGAGGGCAAGGGCTCCAAGGATCGGGCCTTGATGTTACCCGAGAGCTTGGCACCCAGCCTGCGCGAGCAGCTGTCGCGTGCACGGGCATGGTGGCTGAAGGACCAGGCCGAGGGCCGCAGCGGCGTTGCGCTTCCCGACGCCCTTGAGCGGAAGTATCCGCGCGCCGGGCATTCCTGGCCGTGGTTCTGGGTTTTTGCGCAGCACACGCATTCGACCGATCCACGGAGCGGTGTCGTGCGTCGCCATCACATGTATGACCAGACCTTTCAGCGCGCCTTCAAACGTGCCGTAGAACAAGCAGGCATCACGAAGCCCGCCACACCGCACACCCTCCGCCACTCGTTCGCGACGGCCTTGCTCCGCAGCGGTTACGACATTCGAACCGTGCAGGATCTGCTCGGCCATTCCGACGTCTCTACGACGATGATTTACACGCATGTGCTGAAAGTTGGCGGTGCCGGAGTGCGCTCACCGCTTGATGCGCTGCCGCCCCTCACTAGTGAGAGGTAG
- a CDS encoding TnsD family Tn7-like transposition protein, which translates to MRIYDQGSVHWQPTVALNWLEDETFFSVCSRHHVIWGSPDAMTTFRGLFQSEGNSLPHDFPHSLDALRHPMRAVLGDPDVIISRRTIFPFFRPFQSQEHIQAALNIMKGLQLGSIKYKLGLVTGRFGAEHPLKACHACIDADINNHGTSYWHLCHQYPGVSICPIHKQMLQESIHNRQWSGRFRWTLPDKGDLTSWDFAGFNSITQHALLQLSNSVLDLAALGNVRSFDPFIVSSVYRNTLQEMDFLNSISQKAAPSLAKYAALLQPYHSLTSLPHTAQKARTYIEHLVRNPRGHSHPLKHLVMINWLFGQVRDFIDAYDRAKAEKAEKAEKAEKAEKAEKAEKQSVQFGRVGQYLQFEGSAESTETLPQKLKPKVLKPHTRSEILRRLRKGTPKKLICSEFKLTISTVNKLLRSEALVKKAWTESTHNKTLLKNRSEWKSLIKKHPNSSAKLVRSENPKLYAWLYRNDKSWLLKETERLPTGRTGNNSKVDWALRDEALEALLITKLNEDPCSIRSSKVSNKDIYTLAPELSICLKSRNQYPRTRALLQKVKNCHQPSKLH; encoded by the coding sequence ATGCGAATCTATGATCAAGGCTCTGTACATTGGCAGCCAACTGTCGCCTTAAATTGGCTGGAGGATGAGACATTTTTTAGCGTTTGTAGTCGTCATCATGTGATTTGGGGCAGCCCTGACGCGATGACTACGTTTCGTGGATTATTCCAGTCAGAGGGTAATTCACTACCTCATGATTTTCCGCACAGTTTGGACGCGCTCCGACACCCGATGCGGGCGGTGCTAGGTGATCCAGACGTGATTATCTCTCGAAGAACCATCTTCCCCTTTTTTCGTCCGTTCCAGTCACAGGAACACATCCAGGCAGCCCTAAATATAATGAAGGGATTGCAGCTTGGATCAATTAAATACAAGCTTGGCCTGGTAACAGGGCGCTTTGGCGCAGAACATCCTTTAAAAGCATGTCACGCCTGTATTGATGCTGACATTAATAACCACGGAACTTCTTACTGGCATCTTTGCCATCAATATCCAGGCGTAAGCATCTGCCCTATACATAAGCAGATGCTTCAGGAAAGCATCCATAATAGGCAATGGTCTGGGCGCTTTCGTTGGACTTTGCCAGACAAAGGCGATCTGACATCATGGGACTTTGCAGGTTTCAATTCCATTACCCAACATGCTCTTCTACAGTTATCAAATTCCGTTCTTGATTTGGCTGCTCTTGGAAATGTCAGATCCTTTGACCCATTTATTGTAAGCTCGGTCTATCGCAACACTCTTCAAGAAATGGACTTTCTAAATTCAATTTCACAGAAGGCAGCGCCATCACTGGCCAAATATGCTGCATTGCTTCAGCCTTACCACTCTCTTACGTCGCTACCTCATACTGCGCAAAAGGCTCGTACCTACATAGAGCATCTTGTCAGGAATCCTCGCGGCCACAGTCATCCGCTCAAGCACCTCGTGATGATCAATTGGCTGTTCGGACAAGTCCGCGATTTCATTGATGCCTACGACCGTGCGAAAGCAGAAAAAGCAGAAAAAGCAGAAAAAGCAGAAAAAGCAGAAAAAGCAGAAAAAGCAGAAAAACAATCTGTTCAATTCGGGAGGGTAGGTCAATACTTACAATTTGAAGGATCTGCGGAGTCTACGGAGACATTACCGCAAAAACTTAAACCGAAAGTCCTCAAACCTCATACCCGATCTGAAATATTGAGACGGCTTCGCAAAGGTACTCCAAAAAAACTTATTTGCTCAGAATTCAAACTGACCATATCAACAGTTAATAAACTTCTCAGATCTGAGGCGTTAGTTAAAAAAGCTTGGACAGAATCCACACACAACAAAACCCTATTAAAAAATAGGTCAGAATGGAAATCCTTGATCAAAAAACACCCTAACTCTAGCGCTAAACTCGTACGCTCCGAAAACCCCAAGCTCTACGCATGGCTTTATCGCAATGATAAGTCTTGGTTACTAAAAGAAACAGAGAGACTTCCAACCGGGAGAACTGGAAACAACTCAAAAGTTGACTGGGCCTTAAGGGACGAGGCACTAGAAGCTCTTCTTATAACGAAACTTAATGAAGACCCTTGCTCTATTAGAAGTAGTAAAGTTAGCAACAAGGATATTTATACGCTAGCACCCGAGCTATCTATCTGTCTAAAATCTCGCAATCAATACCCGCGCACACGTGCGCTATTACAAAAAGTAAAGAACTGCCACCAGCCTTCCAAGCTGCATTAA
- a CDS encoding BPSL0761 family protein: MTLPHERTRAIIKTEEFLRELTRSPELPQDIRSYAKSLLRHYPSADQIFSLGRLEECLESDTPDDEFRRRVIAWHQTLLSSSLEPPK, translated from the coding sequence TTGACCCTTCCCCATGAAAGAACCCGTGCCATCATCAAAACTGAAGAATTTCTGAGAGAGCTAACTCGTAGCCCCGAACTGCCTCAGGATATCCGGAGCTATGCGAAGAGTCTTCTCAGGCACTATCCATCTGCCGATCAGATATTTTCGTTGGGGCGGCTAGAGGAATGTTTGGAAAGCGACACCCCTGACGACGAATTTCGAAGACGTGTGATTGCCTGGCATCAGACCTTGCTGAGCTCGTCATTGGAGCCACCGAAATAG
- a CDS encoding DUF6088 family protein, producing MPKGRVFSTRRFAALGTKNAISKACARLVSVGELERVYPGIYMRPKRSPYTGWVRPSVLDLVKLLAKQNSWTLQIHGANAIRGFGLSTQMPLIPIYYTSGPSRSLFVGNAEVRLVHAAPMTLQHPGTRVGMAISALLYLGKGGSKPDHVEKIKRALSADELVTLMNCRLPIWMHEALGTALNTHK from the coding sequence ATGCCCAAAGGGCGGGTCTTCAGCACCAGGCGCTTTGCAGCCTTGGGAACGAAAAACGCTATTTCAAAGGCTTGCGCCCGGCTCGTAAGCGTAGGCGAGCTCGAGCGCGTTTATCCCGGCATCTACATGCGGCCAAAGCGAAGCCCGTACACCGGCTGGGTTCGTCCCTCGGTTTTGGACTTGGTAAAACTGCTTGCCAAGCAGAACAGTTGGACGCTGCAGATCCATGGCGCTAATGCCATCAGAGGATTCGGACTCAGCACTCAAATGCCACTCATCCCAATTTATTACACTAGCGGCCCCAGCAGATCTCTGTTTGTCGGGAATGCCGAAGTCAGACTCGTGCATGCCGCACCAATGACTTTGCAGCACCCTGGAACTCGTGTTGGCATGGCTATCAGCGCTTTGCTGTATTTAGGAAAAGGAGGGTCTAAGCCGGATCACGTCGAAAAAATAAAAAGAGCGCTTAGTGCTGACGAACTGGTTACATTAATGAACTGCAGATTGCCGATATGGATGCACGAAGCATTAGGGACTGCCTTGAACACACACAAATAG